Below is a window of candidate division KSB1 bacterium DNA.
ATGCCAGTTATTACTGGCGTGAAAAAATATCACCGATGAATTTGCAGCCATTATAAACTTATTGATATGAGTGTAAGAGCAGGTTTGGATTACCACAACAAAAGAGGTGCATCATGGGAAAAGCTGCATTGTTGGTTGTCTTAGGAACGTCCCTGGTTTTAGGCAGCATGTTAGTCGGTTTGAACACAAGGACGGCTTCACAAACTGAATTCATTTCAGAGCACTATGAAAGAATGATTTCGAGAAACATCGCCAACAGTGCCGCGAACATAGCGGTTTCTAAATTGTTCCAGGATTTTTCCTGGCGAACAGGACTAACCAGCACCAGCATGGCCGGTGGATATTACGCAGCAGACATACAGGATATCAATTTCGATACAACCGTCGCAGTGCAAAGGGTGAAAGTGACTGCAACCTCAACTTATGGTGGTGTAACGGACACGGTGATCGCTGTCGTTGCCAGACCGCCTTCTTCACACTATGCCCAGTTCACGGACAACTGGCCTGCCGCTAACTCTTATGTTACCGGGGACACCCTTTATGGGCCAATCCATACCAACACCAAGTTTAAATTTGGCGGCAGCCCGGTCTTTTTTGGCAAAGTATCCAGCGTCGATCCTGGCTATGATACATGGGGTAGCGGCGCCCCGCAATTTCTGGGAGGAACGGAATTCGGCGCCAATGCTATACCCATGCCGAGCCTTGCTACCGGTTTGCAGGCACTAGGGGATTCTGCTGATGCCGGCGGCGATGTTTATAGCGATGATCATGTCTGGTTGAAATTTTTTGCTGATGGTTCCTACTATTTTTATGAGGGGGACGATGATCCCGAGGAGGATGATTGGGATGGCCCAAAATTTCTCTCTGACATTACGGGTGTAATTATGCTAGAGGCGAACAATAAAGACATTCATGTTCAAGGTACGGTAAGCGGGCAGGTGACTATTTATGGTAAGGGCAGACATATTTATATCGAAGATGACCTCTTGTACGCTGACGATCCCCGGAGCAATCCTGATTCGCAGGATATGCTGGGTCTGGTGGCAAAAAAGGATATAATCGTGGCGGACACGCCCGCTAACCAAAATGACGTTGAAATACACGGCGCCATTATGGCCCTGAACCAGGAATTTAAAGTTGAAACCTTAACGGGGCTTTTTGGTACGATGACCCTCTTTGGCAGCACTCTCCAAAAACAGAGGGGGAAACTAGCCAATGGTTCTCTTGACAGCAATTTCAATGTTACCATAACACATGGTTATGCTTTAAAGTCTTATTATGATAACCGTTTTTTGCACGTGGGACCCCCCGTTTTCCCCACAGCCCAAAAAACAGTCGTTTATTCCTGGTTAGAAGATACCCGGTATCGGCAAAATCATGGGGTTAATGTTGGTTCTGCCGGTGGAGTAGGTGTTGGTGGTTATCAGACTGGTGCCGGTGAACTTAATTAACAAAATATTATTTGGCCTTTAATCTGGATTATTCATAAATTTTCACCGCAGAGGCGCTAAGAATATATAAGATATACGAAGTTTTGTTTTCAACAAAGTTTACTGAAATAGCTGGGAAAAAAATGAATTTATTCCTTACTTTTTCAATACTTTGCGTCTCTGTGTCTCTGCGGTTTAGGAATTATTCAGGTTAATTTCAATATTTATATTAAGACAAAGAAATTTTCTTGAGGGAGCTGCGCTTATGGATAAAAAGTTTATGCAACTTGCAATTGACAAGGCCAGAGTGGGCGGACAAAAAGATCAGACCCCTTTTGGCGCGTGTATTGTCAAAAATAATGAACTCATTTGCTGCGTGCACAACGTTGTTTGGGCAACAACGGACATCACGGCCCACGCAGAAGTTCGTGCCATTCGCGAGGCTTGCAATAAATTAAACACCATCGATTTATCAGGGTGTACGATTTACTCGACTTGCGAGCCCTGTCCAATGTGTTTTAGCGCCATTCATTGGGCCAAGATCGGTAAAATATTTTTTGGCGCTAAAATCGCTGATGCGCAAGGATTGGATTTTAATGAGCTGACCATTTCCAATCAACAAATGAAAGAACTCGGCGGCAGTCCGGTTGAGATCGTTGGTGATTTTATGAAAAAAGAATGCCAGGCGCTTTTTCGGGAATGGGACGAATCTGGGAATAAAAAAGTATATTGAAAACATAAATTCGTTTTGAAAATTAGCAGAATTTTTTAAATTATTCTCTCGGCCAGACGTTGGCCTCGGAAACTTGCACAAGGAACCATCATTTTTTTAAGGAGAACAAAATTGCCAAAATCAACCGAAGACTACATCAAGCTTGAAGATAAATACGGCGCTCATAATTATCACCCGCTTGACATTGTAATTGAAAAAGCGGCAGGTGTTTGGGTTTATGACATCAAGGGAAAGCGCTATCTCGATTGCCTGAGCGCCTACTCCGCTGTGAATCAAGGCCATTGTCATCCCAGGATTCTTGCTGCGTTTACGGAGCAAGCAGGGAAAGTTACTTTAACCTCACGCGCTTTTCGAAATGATAAATTACCCCTGTTTTGTGAAAAGCTTGCCAAGCTCTCAAATATGGAAATGGTTTTGCCAATGAACTCCGGAGCCGAAGCAGTCGAGACTGCGATTAAAGCGGCGCGAAAGTGGGGATACAAGATCAAGGGAATTCCGGAAGGACAGGCAGAAATCATTGTCTGCGCAGATAATTTTCACGGACGCACTACAACCATCGTTGGATTTTCCACTGAAGATCAGTATCTGGACGGCTTTGGTCCTTTCACCCCCGGATTCAAGGTCATTCCTTTCGGAGACGCCGAGGCGCTTGAAAATGCGGTTTCGTCAAACACTTGCGCCTTTTTGGTTGAACCGATTCAGGGCGAGGCCGGAATCCACATCCCACCGGCCGGCTACCTGACCCGCGTTCAGGAAATTTGTAAACGCAACAATGCTTTGTTCATGGTGGATGAAATTCAGAGTGGCCTCGGCCGTGCCGGCCGCATGTTTGCTTTCCAGTATGAAGACGTCAAACCGGATTTAATTATCATCGGCAAAGCGCTTTCGGGCGGGTTCCTGCCGGTTTCGGCTGTACTTTCCAGCAACGAGATTCTGGGTGTTTTCAACCCGGGCGACCACGGCAGCACATTTGGCGGCAGTCCCCTCGCCTGTGCGACCGCTTTAGCCGCTTTGGAAGTGATCGAAGAAGAAGGCCTGGTTGAAAAAGCAGACAAGTTGGGCGCGTCTTTCTTAGAACGCTTAAAGACGATCGAAAGCCCGCACATCGTCGATATTCGCGGCAAAGGTCTGTTCATCGGCGTCGAGCTCGACACCAAAGCGCGCCCCTATTGCGAAGCTTTGAAAGATGAAGGCCTGCTCTGCAAAGAGACCCACGAGAATGTGATTCGCTTTGCACCGCCTCTGGTGATCACTGAAGAGGAGCTGGACTGGGCGTTTGAGCGGATCAAGAAGGTGATTGAAAATATTTAAATCGACCCAATAAATAATTAAACTTCGAAATCCGAATATCAAATAACGAAATTTCAAAACAACACGATCTGTTTTTTATTTTGCGGAGGGAGAATTTTGAACATTTGAATTTCGATATTATTTCGAATTTCGTGTTTCGGATCCGGTTTATCCGGGCTAGGAGTTTTTAATGGAACAACAGTTGTACAAATGACTAAAGAAGAACTTAGTAATCTGATTGACGGACTTGATAGGGATGTATTTCGAATAGTCTCGGAGTTAAGCGAAGCGGTCTCCGACACTGCCTGGGTTGCGGAAACCGCTGCGCTAATTTCCGCAACCATCCATTGGCGCTGCGCGAAATAGGTTTCTTGCGCAAATGCAGATTTGTGAATTATTCAAGTTAGCTGATTAAATCAAAAAATTGTTTTTAAGAACCCGCCTCGTTCAGAATTCGGACGAGGCTTTTTTTTATTTTTAATTCAGTGATATTCGGTGTTCTTCAGTGTTTAATTCTTTGGAACGCAAATTAAGAAAACCAATCACCACAATCACTAAAAAACACAGAACTTGCATCCAGATTTGTGCACCTTCAGATTGAGAAAAAAAGAAAACCAGAGCTGCCGCGATCAAAAGAATTCGCTGCCAAAAAACCAATGGGCGAAACCAGTACCCAACGATTCCACCCGCCAGCGCGACAATTCCCAAAAGTGTGACAAAGACATTCAAAGCGATTGAGAAAAAGCCGGCGGCCCCACCATCAGGTGAAAGCAGCAAGAGCTCCGGCCTCAAAACAAAGGCGTAAGGCAGTGCGAACCCAACCAATGCGAATCGAAACGCGGCAAAAGCGGTTTGCATAATTCCGGCGCCGGCGATGGTTGCGGCAGTGTAAGCAGCCAGGGCAACCGGCGGCGTTACCATCGACATCATACCGAAATAGAAAATAAACAGGTGGGCCGAAAGGGGCACGACTCCCATTTCACCTAAAATGGGGCCGACAAAAGTGGCCACCAATAAGTAACACACTGCCGACGGCAAACCCATTCCGAGAATAATCGTTGAGATCATTAAAAGCAGGAGCGCCAAAATCAGGTTGTTTTGTGCCAGCGGCAAGATGACTGCCGGCAGCTTTGAACCGATGCCGGTTAAAGTGACGACGCCAATAATAATCCCAACGCTTGAAGCCGCAGCAATCAAGGAGATGCCTCCTTTCGCCGCTTTCTCCATGGCTCGTCCAACTCCTTTAAGACCAACTCTGGTTTCCTTTTTAAAGCTGCTAAGAACTAAAATCGCTGCCAGGCTTAAACTCACCGCTCGAAACGGCGTGTAACCGATAAACAAAAAAATGAGCAGGGTAACGAACGCGCCCAAAAAAACAACGCCGGGAAAGTTGGATTGAGTTTCACTGTTTTTTGATTCAACGGACTCAGCTTGAACGCCGACCCGTTTGGCGTAGAAATGCACGATTAGCAGCAGGGAGGTATAATATAGAATTGCCGGAATTATAGCCGCTTTGATAATTTGCAAGTAAGTCACAGCCGGTTCAATAATCTCAAGCATCATGTAAGCGCCCGCTCCCATGACCGGCGGAACCAGCGCGCCGCCGGAGCTTGCCGCTGCTTCCACGCCACCCGCAATCGCGGGTTTGAACCCCGAACTGCGCATCATCGGGATGGTAAAAGTCCCGGTGGTGGCGGTATTTGCCACCGCGCTGCCGGAAAGTGAGCCCATCACACCGCTGCTGATCACGGCAACCTTGGCCGGCCCGCCAACGCTTTTACGAAACAGCTTTCGGGTGAAGTCGATGATATAACCGATGGAGCCGGTTTTTTCCAGCAGGGTTCCGAATAGAACAAACAGAAAGACATAGGTGAACATGACTTTTAAAGCGATGCCAAAAACGCCCTGGCTGTGCAGAAACGTTTGGCTGACAATCCGCTGCCAGGGGTAGCCGCGGTGGGGAAAGAGCCAGTCCGGCAATGAAGAGCCAAAGGCCGCATAAAATATAAAAATCAAGGAGAGCAGCGGCAGAGTCAGGCCGATTGCCCGGCGGGCGGCTTCCAAAACCAGGCAGAGTCCAACCAGTCCGACGATGTAATCAACGGGCTGCTCTAAACCGGCGCGGTTGCCGAGCGACTGACCTTCTAACCAGAAGGTTTTGAAAAGCGGCTCCGATTGCACCAGGACGTAACCAAAGCAAAGCACGACTGCCGCGGCCAAAAGCAAGTCGACAATTTGCGAAAAAACTTTGTCTTGAAGTTTATTGTGGAGCGGATAATTTAAAAAAACCAAAACCAATCCCAGCATGCCGAAAATAGCCAACTGGGATTGCGGAGTGAGCAGGGGATAATTGACTTCGAGTAGAACAAAAGCGCTGAGAACGACAGCCAGAATTTGAAAAACGACTCGACTGATTTGATTGAGCATTTGAACTACTCAGCCGAAGCCGGGGCCAATTCTTCGGGCCAGATACCGATCTCTTTAAAGTAACGGATGGCGCCGGGATGAAACGGCGTCCCCGTATCTTTAATGACATTTTTCGCATTAATGGCTTTGCCCGCAGCATGCTGTTTGGCAACTTCGGCCCGGTGTTCGTAGAGTATTTTTGTGAATTGATAGACCGTATCTTCGTCTTTATCGGCGGAGGTGATAAAATGCGTCGGGCCGACATTCATGCCCGCAAATGCTTCTTCCTGTCCGCGGTAAGTTCCCGCCGGAATCGTTGCGGGGAAAAAAAACGGGTAGGTTTCATACAAACTCTGTTTGGCGCCGTCCTCAAAAGGGATAAAATGGATATCCTGAGACGCCGAAGCCTGCACAATCGATGCGGTCGGTACGCCACCGCCTAAAAAGGCGGCCGCGGC
It encodes the following:
- a CDS encoding nucleoside deaminase — translated: MQLAIDKARVGGQKDQTPFGACIVKNNELICCVHNVVWATTDITAHAEVRAIREACNKLNTIDLSGCTIYSTCEPCPMCFSAIHWAKIGKIFFGAKIADAQGLDFNELTISNQQMKELGGSPVEIVGDFMKKECQALFREWDESGNKKVY
- the rocD gene encoding ornithine--oxo-acid transaminase, with translation MPKSTEDYIKLEDKYGAHNYHPLDIVIEKAAGVWVYDIKGKRYLDCLSAYSAVNQGHCHPRILAAFTEQAGKVTLTSRAFRNDKLPLFCEKLAKLSNMEMVLPMNSGAEAVETAIKAARKWGYKIKGIPEGQAEIIVCADNFHGRTTTIVGFSTEDQYLDGFGPFTPGFKVIPFGDAEALENAVSSNTCAFLVEPIQGEAGIHIPPAGYLTRVQEICKRNNALFMVDEIQSGLGRAGRMFAFQYEDVKPDLIIIGKALSGGFLPVSAVLSSNEILGVFNPGDHGSTFGGSPLACATALAALEVIEEEGLVEKADKLGASFLERLKTIESPHIVDIRGKGLFIGVELDTKARPYCEALKDEGLLCKETHENVIRFAPPLVITEEELDWAFERIKKVIENI
- a CDS encoding TRAP transporter fused permease subunit, translating into MLNQISRVVFQILAVVLSAFVLLEVNYPLLTPQSQLAIFGMLGLVLVFLNYPLHNKLQDKVFSQIVDLLLAAAVVLCFGYVLVQSEPLFKTFWLEGQSLGNRAGLEQPVDYIVGLVGLCLVLEAARRAIGLTLPLLSLIFIFYAAFGSSLPDWLFPHRGYPWQRIVSQTFLHSQGVFGIALKVMFTYVFLFVLFGTLLEKTGSIGYIIDFTRKLFRKSVGGPAKVAVISSGVMGSLSGSAVANTATTGTFTIPMMRSSGFKPAIAGGVEAAASSGGALVPPVMGAGAYMMLEIIEPAVTYLQIIKAAIIPAILYYTSLLLIVHFYAKRVGVQAESVESKNSETQSNFPGVVFLGAFVTLLIFLFIGYTPFRAVSLSLAAILVLSSFKKETRVGLKGVGRAMEKAAKGGISLIAAASSVGIIIGVVTLTGIGSKLPAVILPLAQNNLILALLLLMISTIILGMGLPSAVCYLLVATFVGPILGEMGVVPLSAHLFIFYFGMMSMVTPPVALAAYTAATIAGAGIMQTAFAAFRFALVGFALPYAFVLRPELLLLSPDGGAAGFFSIALNVFVTLLGIVALAGGIVGYWFRPLVFWQRILLIAAALVFFFSQSEGAQIWMQVLCFLVIVVIGFLNLRSKELNTEEHRISLN